The Leptospira meyeri region CCAAGCCCTCCATTCTCCCCTTTTTCGTCATCAAAACTCAACGAAAAGAGCTTTCAACCTAAGTAGTGTTAAATCTAGCTTAGGAGACTATCGAGAAGTGATCAAAGAAGACTATCGGATCACAAATGAACTTTCGGAACTCATTCCAAAACTAAGAGAACGCATTCAATTTTTGAAAAATGCAAAACCACCGATCCCTCCCGCAAAGGACAAACTTTTTACCAGTTTCTATAAATCTTATGCGGAACTGATCGATGAAAGAGATAAAATCTTTGATGAAGTCACCACAAACTATCCCATACCGTTGGAAACTTGGGAAAAAATCGAAGCATTACGTAGTTTGCGCGATGTAACCTTAGAAGATTGGGTTTTGATGAAATTCAAAACAGATCCCACCGAATACGAACGTTATTACCAAGATCCTGATGCACGGGAAATTCAAAGGAATCGTTGGAAGGCCATTCGCAAATGGATTCTCACTGCCGAACAAGAAACTCCTACGAAAGAATTAAAAAAACTATTCCCAGATGGAAGTTTTGGTCATTCCCGAAGTGAATCAGAAGAAATCATGTGGAAGTTAGATGGGACTCATCTTTTGGAATCGGAAAATGTTCCGAATCTTGTACTACGTGATAATTTTTCTGGACTCATTCGAACACTGGTCGATAGAACCGATGGAATTCGTGCAATCAAAGACAATAGAAATCAAATTGTATTCACAGCCATTACCATCTGTTTGGTGGCAATTTTATTTGCTATTTTTATCTCGGGTGTGGTGGTCCAAAAAATTCGAAACATCATTCGAAGTGCTGAAGACGTTGGGCACGGAAATCTTCATGTCCATTTTGATGATGGTGGGAACGATGAATTTGGGAATCTCACAGTCGCATTAAACCAGATGGTGTCTGGATTAAAAGAACGTGAAAAAATGCGAGGGGTCCTCGGAAGTATGGTGGACCCCGTGGTAGTGGGAGAAGCCCTCAAAGATTTAGAAAAACTAAAACAAGGAAGCGAAAAAATCATCACTGCTTTCTTTTCTGATATTGCTGGATTTAGTACGATTTCCGAAAAATTAAATTCCAAAGAACTTGCAAATCTTTTAAACGAATACCTGTCTGCAATGACCATCATCCTCAAACACCATGATGGTGTTTTGGATAAGTACATCGGGGATGCCATTGTAGGAGTTTTTAACGCCCCACTTGATGTGGAGAATCATTGTTTAAAAGCCGTTTCTGCCAGTGTAGAAATGCGAGATAAACTCGAAATCTTAAAGGCAGAGTGGATCGAAAAGAATAAATACATTCCCGAAGCCCATACTATGAAGTTCCGTATTGGACTAAACATGGGTTATGCGAAGGTTGGCTTTATGGGCACCGATGCCCTGGCTTCTTATACGATGATGGGTGATACTGTCAATTTAGCAGCACGCTTAGAGGCTGCTGGAAAAGACTATGGAGTTTGTATTTTGGTTTCCGAATTTGTTCATGATGAAGTCAAAGATCATTTTTTCACAAGAAAGTTGGATATTGTGCGTGTGAAGGGAAAAACAAAACCAGTCACTCTCTATGAAGTCAGAACTAAAAAAGGAGATGAGTCGGAAGAGGATCATCAATTTGTGGAAGCCTATGAAGCTGCCCTTTTCTCTTATTTGAACCGGAAGTTTGAGGAAGCAGGAAAAAAATTCTACTCTCTACTGACCACCACTGGGGATGAGGCATGTAAACTCCTCTGGGAACGTTGCCAATATTACTTAGAAACTCCCCCTGAACCGGATTGGGATGGTGCTTTTACAAGGACAAAAAAGTAGGAAATCTACGAAATATTTCAATAAAATGGAAATTTCATCCAATAAAGTATAACAAATTCTTGCATTTTCAGAGGTGACTTTTAGAATTGGAATCACTCATCTTACAGGAGACAAACCATGGCACTACGTTTAGGCGACGAAGCACCGAATTTCCAAGCGGAAACCTCTGAAGGCAAAATTGACTTTCATGAATATTTAGGACAAGGTTGGGGGATTTTATTTTCTCACCCAAAAGACTACACTCCAGTCTGCACAACAGAACTTGGATACGTAGCAAAAATTAAACCAGAGTTCGAAAAACGTAATGTGAAAGTGATCGCACTTTCGGTTGACCCTGTTGACAGCCACAAAGGTTGGATCTCCGATATCAACGAAACACAAGGAACCAAAGTCAACTACCCAATCATTGCGGATGCAGATCGTAAGGTATCGAACCTTTACGATATGATTCACCCGAATGCCAGCGAAACCACTACAGTTCGTTCTGTATTTGTTGTTGGACCTGACAAAAAAGTAAAACTAACTCTTACTTATCCTGCATCCACCGGAAGGAACTTTGATGAACTTTTACGAGTGATTGATTCATTACAACTCACTTCTCAATTCAGTGTCGCAACTCCTGCAAACTGGAAAGACGGAGAAGACACAATCATCGTTCCTTCTGTTTCTGATGAGGATGCAAAGAAAAAATTCCCTAAAGGATTTCGCACGATCAAACCTTATTTACGTTACACACCGCAACCAAATAAGTAAATTTTAAACTTGGCGGGTTCTCCCACCCGCCTATTTTATACTTATGCATATCAAACTGAGTCGTATTGAAACTCCTTATGTTTTAGAAGCATCAAATGAATCTGGAAATTCCATTCGTATCGATGCTTCTCCCGAGATCGGCGGAAAAAATTCTGGCCCAAGGCCCATGGAACTTTTGATTATGGGACTTGCTGGTTGTAGTAGCATTGATGTTCTAATGATTTTAACAAAACATAGAATTGAAGTCCTCGACTACTCAGTAGAAGTAGATGCAGAAAGGGAAAAAGTTGAAGAAGCCAATCTATTTAAAAACATTCATATGAAATTCAAAGTGAAGGGAGATTTTAAAGAAGAACAGGTAAAACGTGCCATTGATCTGAGTTTAGAAAAATACTGTTCGGTAGCCAAAACATTAGAAAAAACCGCAAAAATCACTTACGAATTTGAATTAGTTCCTTAAACAATCCCTTGGCCTCGCCTTATTTTAATTCGTTTAAGTCCCAACTGTATTCGTTATAAACAATTTTGGCATCTGGTTTGATGGTTTCTTCAAAGCCTTCCTGCACATACTGAATGAGGGTTGTTTTTTTTGTGAAGTCCGTTTGGAACCAATTAAAAATTTTGCTTAAGTACAGAGTGTTCGTTATTTTATCATAAGAATTCTTTTTTGGATTTTTTAAGAATCCAAGTTTGGCAGATTGGAGTTGTTTTTCTAAAGAATTGGGGGTGTAAGCTTCTGAAACCAAAAAAGGACAACCAATGGATGCACAAACAATTGCAAAGTGAATCCTTGGTTCATTAAAATCCTTTCTTAACTTTTCATGTTCGATCCAATCCAAATGTCTAGACTTTCCTAGGAGAGAAAAAAATTCTTTTTTCCAAGGGATCCCGCGCGCTAAATTAATCTTAGAAAAAGGAGATCCAATTTCAGTAATACT contains the following coding sequences:
- a CDS encoding adenylate/guanylate cyclase domain-containing protein, with the translated sequence MIQSGLTSVWKILSEGIRAKLAWFTGTLIALTILLLSIITVRQQTAILSESYEKQAAVSKNFIASLVMEIENISQNLIRIEEFKSRIERQREELKKYRTAKVVTKKKTVSVFGFQTNLFGSLGTSKVVKKVDTFFSVYLTKDDVDVLEREIRHQLREAANRNISEREWNTLVSLASSYVRNEEKYLEIQKQTPPEDPEAKTNWETNVKNLKKEIRNHKSQLDLFIAKFYADSKKRKLEELGLDTKLFRIQTFPLSAMIQGETSLASFDTQIIDNTSPLAKMDQFDQMEESLVESFQRFSDDISSLDENEKQYVYEWEEREIQALHSPLFRHQNSTKRAFNLSSVKSSLGDYREVIKEDYRITNELSELIPKLRERIQFLKNAKPPIPPAKDKLFTSFYKSYAELIDERDKIFDEVTTNYPIPLETWEKIEALRSLRDVTLEDWVLMKFKTDPTEYERYYQDPDAREIQRNRWKAIRKWILTAEQETPTKELKKLFPDGSFGHSRSESEEIMWKLDGTHLLESENVPNLVLRDNFSGLIRTLVDRTDGIRAIKDNRNQIVFTAITICLVAILFAIFISGVVVQKIRNIIRSAEDVGHGNLHVHFDDGGNDEFGNLTVALNQMVSGLKEREKMRGVLGSMVDPVVVGEALKDLEKLKQGSEKIITAFFSDIAGFSTISEKLNSKELANLLNEYLSAMTIILKHHDGVLDKYIGDAIVGVFNAPLDVENHCLKAVSASVEMRDKLEILKAEWIEKNKYIPEAHTMKFRIGLNMGYAKVGFMGTDALASYTMMGDTVNLAARLEAAGKDYGVCILVSEFVHDEVKDHFFTRKLDIVRVKGKTKPVTLYEVRTKKGDESEEDHQFVEAYEAALFSYLNRKFEEAGKKFYSLLTTTGDEACKLLWERCQYYLETPPEPDWDGAFTRTKK
- a CDS encoding peroxiredoxin → MALRLGDEAPNFQAETSEGKIDFHEYLGQGWGILFSHPKDYTPVCTTELGYVAKIKPEFEKRNVKVIALSVDPVDSHKGWISDINETQGTKVNYPIIADADRKVSNLYDMIHPNASETTTVRSVFVVGPDKKVKLTLTYPASTGRNFDELLRVIDSLQLTSQFSVATPANWKDGEDTIIVPSVSDEDAKKKFPKGFRTIKPYLRYTPQPNK
- a CDS encoding OsmC family protein, which produces MHIKLSRIETPYVLEASNESGNSIRIDASPEIGGKNSGPRPMELLIMGLAGCSSIDVLMILTKHRIEVLDYSVEVDAEREKVEEANLFKNIHMKFKVKGDFKEEQVKRAIDLSLEKYCSVAKTLEKTAKITYEFELVP
- a CDS encoding DUF547 domain-containing protein produces the protein MKQFLIIFLCIGLWQGTFAQSFDHKHSVWDSILKKNVKNGLVSYKGIQAEEGSLKQYLESLSKVTEAQYQGFNEKEKMSFLINAYNAFTVKLILDHYPIESITEIGSPFSKINLARGIPWKKEFFSLLGKSRHLDWIEHEKLRKDFNEPRIHFAIVCASIGCPFLVSEAYTPNSLEKQLQSAKLGFLKNPKKNSYDKITNTLYLSKIFNWFQTDFTKKTTLIQYVQEGFEETIKPDAKIVYNEYSWDLNELK